In Elusimicrobiota bacterium, the genomic stretch AATGATTTAATCTTGAACTGTGGCAATGTAACCAAAAGTTTTGTGGTTGAAACAGGTTTGTTCAAAACAGCCACAAAACAAATCAAAGTAATAGAGAATGTATCGGTATCTTTAGAAAAAGGTAAAATTTTAGGTATTGCAGGCGAGTCAGGTAGCGGGAAAACTACACTTGCAAAAATTATCGCAGGATTCCTGGTATATGACACCGGCAAGATTTTTATTGACGGTAACGATATAAAGAATTATTCTAGAATTGAACTCGCCCGAAAAATCCAGATGATTTTTCAAGACCCGTTTTCATCGCTCAATCCAAAACTGTCGGTTAAAACAGCAATCTTTGAAGCAATCAGAACAAACAAAAAGAAGTGGCAAGATAAATTAGAAAAACGTGCAAAAGAAATTCTCGGATTTGTAGGATTACCTTCTCAAGCATTAGAACAATATCCGCATCAGTTCTCTGGCGGGCAACGACAACGAAT encodes the following:
- a CDS encoding dipeptide/oligopeptide/nickel ABC transporter ATP-binding protein, which produces MLNDLILNCGNVTKSFVVETGLFKTATKQIKVIENVSVSLEKGKILGIAGESGSGKTTLAKIIAGFLVYDTGKIFIDGNDIKNYSRIELARKIQMIFQDPFSSLNPKLSVKTAIFEAIRTNKKKWQDKLEKRAKEILGFVGLPSQALEQYPHQFSGGQRQRIAIARALAAEPKLIIADEPVSALDISIQAQIMNLFLDLKDTFGFSYIL